The following coding sequences are from one Desulfosalsimonas propionicica window:
- a CDS encoding molybdopterin-dependent oxidoreductase: MTTENVYTICGMCTVRCPMVAEVENSNIRFLRGNPNASGMKTSLCARGVAGKALINDNERIRHPMIRDGQRGEGKWRKVSWEEALDYTAEKLQKVVDQYGPRGVALSDRGGPFRDFHRAFLRGLGSPNYVNHDSSCARNVQHAAKSVSGAGRKEVAYDYRNAKHVILQMRNVFEAIGVQEVNDLTDAMNEGCRLTVIDIRANVSATKADRFFMVRPGTDYAFNLAVINELLTKDLYNKDFARKYIQDLEALKSFVKDYTPQWAEKETGVPAAQISSFVHQLAKDAPAVLWHPGWMMARYDTTFYLCRSIYIINALLGSYGAKGGLPFVNKPKDAGYSGLKKFMDLFEKPKEKRADGVGWRYTHFDEGPGLAHLLYEAMETGDPYPVKSYIAFRHDPLMAYPEPDRLRQIFDNLDLLVSVTFTWCDTAWYADVVLPLSPYLERDSVLAAKNAIQPYFFMRRRAVEPRFDTKACWEIFSGLARRLGINELAYDKIEDVWNFQLQGTGVSIEDFNETGMVKLTEGPVYKDRDNLKFGTKSGKFEIISQKLEDLGMPSLKPYESAQSPPEGSFRLTFGRCAQHTQGHTVNNPVLGELVPENVLWIHTDAAEKLHIENNETVNVSNNGYTEQIKAKVTDFIHPEAVFVLHGFGHKLPVESRAYGKGLADNKFMPGALKKWDPVGGAVALQENFVKVSKVK, from the coding sequence ATGACAACAGAGAACGTTTACACAATCTGCGGGATGTGCACTGTTCGATGCCCCATGGTGGCGGAAGTGGAAAACAGCAACATCCGGTTTCTTCGCGGCAACCCCAATGCCTCTGGTATGAAAACCTCCCTTTGCGCACGGGGTGTGGCCGGAAAAGCCCTGATCAATGATAATGAACGCATCCGCCATCCCATGATCCGCGACGGTCAGCGGGGTGAGGGCAAGTGGCGGAAAGTCAGCTGGGAAGAGGCCCTGGACTACACCGCAGAGAAGTTGCAAAAAGTGGTGGATCAGTACGGCCCCCGGGGCGTGGCCTTATCCGACCGGGGTGGTCCGTTTCGGGATTTCCACCGGGCGTTTTTAAGAGGCCTGGGATCGCCCAACTATGTCAACCATGATTCCTCCTGCGCCCGCAATGTCCAGCACGCCGCCAAATCCGTCAGCGGCGCGGGACGCAAGGAAGTGGCCTATGATTACAGAAACGCCAAGCACGTGATTCTGCAAATGCGCAACGTGTTTGAAGCCATAGGGGTCCAGGAGGTCAACGATCTGACCGATGCCATGAATGAAGGCTGCCGGCTGACCGTCATTGATATCCGGGCCAATGTGTCGGCCACCAAGGCGGACCGGTTTTTCATGGTTCGGCCGGGAACCGACTATGCCTTTAACCTGGCGGTCATCAACGAACTGCTCACAAAAGACCTTTACAACAAGGATTTTGCCCGCAAATACATCCAGGACCTGGAAGCCCTGAAATCCTTTGTCAAGGATTACACACCCCAGTGGGCGGAAAAGGAAACCGGTGTGCCGGCGGCCCAGATTTCGTCCTTTGTCCATCAACTGGCAAAGGACGCTCCGGCCGTGCTCTGGCATCCGGGCTGGATGATGGCCCGGTATGACACCACCTTCTATTTGTGCCGTTCCATTTACATCATCAATGCCCTGCTGGGCTCCTACGGCGCCAAAGGCGGCCTGCCCTTTGTCAACAAACCCAAGGATGCGGGCTATTCCGGGTTGAAAAAATTTATGGATCTTTTTGAAAAGCCCAAGGAAAAACGCGCCGATGGCGTGGGGTGGCGATACACCCACTTTGACGAGGGCCCGGGACTGGCCCACCTGCTCTACGAAGCCATGGAAACCGGAGATCCGTACCCGGTAAAGAGCTATATCGCATTCCGGCACGATCCCTTGATGGCTTATCCCGAGCCGGACCGCCTCAGGCAGATCTTTGACAACCTGGATCTGCTGGTATCGGTTACCTTTACCTGGTGTGACACGGCATGGTATGCTGATGTTGTGCTGCCTCTGTCCCCGTATTTGGAACGCGACAGCGTGCTTGCCGCCAAAAATGCCATCCAGCCCTATTTCTTCATGCGCCGCCGGGCGGTTGAGCCCCGGTTTGACACCAAGGCCTGCTGGGAAATCTTTTCCGGCCTGGCCCGGCGTCTGGGCATAAACGAACTGGCCTATGACAAAATCGAAGACGTCTGGAACTTCCAGCTCCAGGGCACAGGGGTCTCCATTGAGGATTTTAACGAAACCGGCATGGTCAAGTTAACCGAAGGGCCGGTTTACAAGGACCGGGATAATTTGAAATTCGGCACAAAGAGCGGAAAATTTGAAATTATATCCCAAAAGCTCGAGGACCTGGGAATGCCTTCCCTGAAACCCTATGAATCCGCTCAAAGCCCGCCGGAAGGCTCTTTCCGGCTCACATTCGGCCGCTGCGCGCAGCACACCCAGGGCCATACGGTCAACAATCCGGTTCTGGGCGAACTGGTGCCCGAAAACGTGCTCTGGATTCATACTGATGCAGCGGAAAAACTGCATATTGAAAACAATGAGACTGTCAATGTTTCAAATAACGGTTACACCGAACAGATCAAGGCAAAGGTGACCGATTTTATCCACCCGGAAGCCGTGTTCGTGCTGCACGGGTTCGGTCACAAGCTGCCAGTGGAAAG
- a CDS encoding ferritin-like domain-containing protein, translating to MTEVSCRSMHDVVAFAISREEKARDFYRDCANSATNKGIKEFFREMAEEESRHRQLLADLDLSAEKPFSDLDEHGNVRDLHLSDFMIDVRFSPDIGYQEALAMAMKKEEKAHAFYEAWKGRCASEKSEKLFSFLAEEELRHKRRLEEIYDSEILQEG from the coding sequence ATGACAGAGGTCAGCTGCAGATCCATGCACGATGTGGTGGCATTTGCCATCAGCCGGGAAGAAAAGGCCCGGGACTTTTACCGTGACTGTGCAAATTCTGCCACAAACAAAGGCATTAAAGAATTTTTCCGGGAAATGGCCGAGGAAGAATCGCGGCATCGCCAGCTACTGGCCGACCTGGACCTGAGTGCGGAAAAGCCCTTTTCCGACCTGGATGAACACGGCAACGTCAGGGACCTGCACCTGAGCGATTTTATGATCGATGTCCGGTTTTCACCGGATATCGGCTATCAGGAGGCCCTTGCCATGGCCATGAAAAAAGAGGAAAAGGCGCATGCCTTTTATGAAGCCTGGAAAGGCCGGTGCGCCAGCGAAAAGTCCGAAAAGCTTTTTTCGTTTCTGGCCGAAGAGGAACTCAGGCACAAACGCCGGCTTGAGGAAATTTATGACAGTGAAATCCTTCAGGAAGGATGA
- a CDS encoding 2Fe-2S iron-sulfur cluster-binding protein — MVEITVNNQKIQADPEKRLIDLLRKQGIDVPALCYHPALSPAGACKLCAVEVMVPGKPSQVKLSCIAKPVEGMEVNTDNERVQKARTTAFRNLAKYAPEAPAIWKLAEKHGIDMGSPPDECIRCRLCVRACKELVGANALKMEKRNGVSYVVPRPENQCIGCGTCVNICPTGVIHQKDENGLRIISIRDEVIGQNPLLQCEACGRYFATPKFMSRVENRTDDHPHVKEHHRYCPTCAKLLSDRIKSASRIKRM, encoded by the coding sequence ATGGTTGAAATCACTGTCAATAACCAAAAAATCCAGGCAGATCCGGAAAAACGACTCATCGATCTCCTTCGCAAACAGGGCATCGATGTACCGGCCTTATGCTACCATCCGGCCCTTTCTCCTGCCGGGGCCTGTAAGCTCTGTGCCGTGGAAGTGATGGTTCCGGGCAAGCCTTCCCAGGTCAAACTTTCCTGCATAGCCAAGCCTGTTGAAGGCATGGAGGTGAACACGGACAACGAGCGCGTGCAAAAAGCCCGCACCACGGCCTTTCGAAATCTTGCCAAATATGCGCCCGAAGCACCTGCGATATGGAAACTGGCAGAAAAGCACGGCATTGACATGGGCTCACCCCCGGATGAATGCATCCGATGCCGGCTCTGCGTGCGCGCCTGCAAGGAACTGGTGGGTGCCAACGCCTTAAAAATGGAAAAACGCAACGGGGTCTCCTATGTTGTGCCCAGGCCCGAAAACCAATGTATCGGGTGCGGCACATGTGTGAACATATGTCCCACAGGCGTGATTCATCAGAAGGATGAAAACGGGCTTCGCATCATTTCCATCCGCGACGAGGTGATCGGTCAGAACCCGCTGCTGCAATGTGAAGCCTGCGGCCGCTATTTTGCCACGCCAAAATTCATGAGCCGGGTGGAGAACAGAACCGATGATCATCCACACGTCAAGGAACATCACCGATACTGTCCAACATGCGCGAAACTGTTGTCCGACCGGATAAAAAGCGCTTCGCGCATCAAACGGATGTAA
- a CDS encoding NAD(P)-binding protein, whose amino-acid sequence MDSQTCSVKKLHDQIEQTLNNGSLSHPRCRQRATEIFDLVHDVSQGLAGDDHFDSILELAQNMVNEGLTPSCREFGEHVASFVDQHQEEFISHIRTHTCPTGRCPMLTPAPCQMACPAGIDIPSYVTLVGQGKYAEAISVIRRDNPFPWVCGLVCTHPCEFMCVRGRMDKSIAIMDLKGFAAEKAMSAQSYQNPEPSPDNGRKICIIGAGPGGLTAAYYLALRGYRVTVIEALPVAGGMMMVGIPRYRLPREVIDREVAMIESLGVEIRLNTRLGKDVTIESLRSEGFEGFLLAIGAHGSYKLMIPGEDDYEGVIPAVSFLRRVSLGDHRRPGKKVAVVGGGNVAIDAARTCLRLGCERVTILYRRTHDQMPAHHEEVVEAEEEGVSFSYLTIPKQVQGAEGRATGIVCVRAELSEPDESGRRRPVPVEGSEHVIEADVIIPAIGQEIRPQGLEAFEEVDWTRRNTIRVHTVTMQTNQQGVFAVGDAVTGPATVVEAIAGGKKAASAIHRHFEGIAQPALPRVPVRRRRLPHFDLPASLKMDLDRPKMHQLSNDRRRITFQQVHLGFNEQQAHEESKRCLRCDICIRCGRCVEICRDKMGIEALRLGYLDFDNPGPTDLRITAERCIACGACATNCPTGAMQMTDRDGYRELSLCGTVLNRLQLEYCEVCGAVLGPARYHDYIVKRVRDVSPTSNGRRICLECARRQSGGQHAEITPPPR is encoded by the coding sequence ATGGATTCCCAAACCTGCAGTGTCAAAAAACTGCACGATCAAATCGAGCAGACCTTAAACAACGGATCGCTGTCCCATCCCCGCTGCCGGCAGCGGGCCACTGAGATTTTCGACCTGGTCCACGATGTTTCCCAAGGCCTGGCCGGCGACGATCATTTCGACAGCATCCTGGAACTTGCCCAAAACATGGTGAATGAGGGGCTGACGCCCTCCTGCCGGGAATTTGGCGAGCATGTGGCGTCATTTGTGGATCAGCACCAGGAAGAGTTTATAAGCCACATCCGCACCCATACCTGCCCCACAGGCCGATGCCCCATGCTGACTCCGGCGCCCTGCCAGATGGCTTGTCCTGCAGGCATTGACATTCCCTCATATGTGACCCTGGTGGGTCAGGGCAAATATGCAGAAGCCATTTCCGTGATCCGCAGGGACAACCCTTTCCCCTGGGTTTGCGGACTGGTGTGCACGCATCCCTGCGAATTCATGTGCGTGCGTGGCCGGATGGACAAATCCATTGCCATCATGGACTTAAAAGGATTTGCAGCCGAAAAGGCCATGTCTGCCCAGAGCTATCAGAACCCGGAACCCAGTCCGGACAACGGGCGCAAAATCTGTATCATCGGCGCGGGTCCCGGCGGGTTAACCGCTGCTTATTATCTTGCCCTTCGGGGATATCGGGTGACGGTGATCGAGGCCCTTCCAGTGGCCGGCGGCATGATGATGGTCGGGATTCCCAGATACCGGCTGCCCCGGGAGGTCATTGACCGGGAAGTGGCCATGATCGAATCGCTCGGAGTGGAAATCCGCCTAAACACCCGGCTGGGAAAAGATGTCACCATTGAATCGCTTCGCTCCGAGGGGTTTGAAGGCTTTTTGCTGGCCATTGGCGCTCACGGTTCCTACAAGCTGATGATTCCAGGAGAAGACGATTATGAAGGCGTCATTCCGGCCGTGTCGTTTCTGCGGCGCGTAAGCCTTGGCGATCACCGGCGGCCCGGCAAAAAAGTGGCCGTGGTCGGCGGCGGCAACGTGGCCATTGACGCGGCCCGTACCTGCCTGCGCCTGGGCTGCGAAAGGGTGACCATTCTTTATCGTCGGACCCATGATCAGATGCCGGCCCATCACGAGGAAGTTGTGGAGGCTGAAGAAGAAGGCGTTTCCTTTTCTTATCTGACCATTCCCAAGCAGGTCCAGGGAGCCGAAGGCCGGGCCACCGGCATTGTCTGCGTGCGCGCAGAACTGAGCGAACCGGATGAATCCGGGCGCAGGCGTCCGGTCCCGGTGGAGGGAAGCGAGCACGTCATTGAAGCAGACGTGATTATCCCGGCCATCGGCCAGGAAATCAGGCCCCAGGGCCTTGAAGCCTTTGAGGAGGTGGACTGGACCCGGCGCAATACCATCCGGGTCCATACCGTGACCATGCAAACCAACCAGCAGGGCGTTTTTGCTGTTGGCGATGCGGTTACCGGCCCGGCAACCGTTGTGGAAGCCATTGCCGGCGGCAAAAAGGCCGCTTCGGCCATCCATCGCCACTTTGAAGGCATTGCCCAGCCCGCCCTGCCCCGGGTTCCGGTCCGCCGCAGGCGCCTGCCGCACTTTGACCTTCCTGCTTCTTTGAAAATGGACCTGGACCGGCCGAAAATGCACCAATTAAGCAATGACCGGCGGCGCATTACGTTCCAGCAGGTACACCTGGGATTCAATGAGCAGCAGGCCCACGAAGAGTCCAAGAGATGCCTGCGCTGTGACATCTGCATCCGCTGCGGCCGGTGCGTGGAAATCTGCCGGGACAAAATGGGCATTGAAGCCCTTCGCCTGGGATATCTGGATTTCGACAACCCCGGCCCCACGGATCTGCGCATCACTGCCGAGCGCTGCATCGCATGCGGCGCCTGTGCCACCAACTGCCCCACCGGGGCCATGCAGATGACAGACCGCGACGGCTACCGGGAGCTTTCCCTGTGCGGAACGGTGCTCAACCGTCTGCAGCTTGAATACTGTGAAGTCTGCGGTGCGGTTCTTGGCCCGGCCCGATACCATGATTATATCGTCAAACGCGTGCGGGATGTCAGCCCCACGTCAAACGGCAGACGCATATGCCTGGAATGTGCCAGGCGTCAAAGCGGCGGGCAGCATGCGGAAATCACTCCGCCGCCCAGATAG
- a CDS encoding 4Fe-4S dicluster domain-containing protein, with protein sequence MSKYYLFQDQKRCIGCMACVAACKSRQALPRGPFPSLVVAVGPRRVGNLPRTAYTFMPCFHCENPWCVAACPTGAMRPRTEDGIVTVDPDLCVGCKTCISACPWGAPQWNPETGKAVKCDYCYERVEAGLEPACVTVCPTKCLYFGTPDEIPEVRRERYARARAQDL encoded by the coding sequence ATGAGCAAATACTACCTCTTTCAGGATCAAAAACGATGCATCGGGTGCATGGCCTGTGTGGCGGCCTGCAAAAGCCGGCAGGCCCTTCCCAGGGGCCCGTTCCCATCCCTGGTGGTTGCAGTCGGCCCCCGGCGGGTGGGCAACCTGCCCAGAACCGCTTATACCTTCATGCCCTGCTTTCACTGTGAAAATCCGTGGTGTGTGGCCGCCTGTCCCACAGGTGCCATGCGCCCCCGCACAGAAGACGGCATTGTCACAGTGGATCCGGATCTTTGCGTGGGATGCAAAACATGCATATCCGCCTGTCCATGGGGGGCGCCGCAATGGAATCCGGAAACCGGCAAAGCCGTCAAGTGCGACTACTGCTACGAACGGGTCGAAGCGGGTCTGGAACCGGCCTGCGTGACGGTGTGCCCGACAAAATGTCTTTATTTCGGCACCCCGGATGAAATCCCGGAAGTCAGGCGGGAACGCTATGCCAGGGCCCGGGCCCAGGATTTATAA
- a CDS encoding sulfite exporter TauE/SafE family protein, translated as MQVFWMVIAAALVWCAQPALAQVQAEIDKQEYLAGDTVTISGQIEPGKDLYIAIASQRKFAPNEAGGVNEIKSLNAAVEKNAFEADTSVPVFYYMLTNNPDQFGTVEKKRFGGPSFVKGIYSTTMFKLADWQGLDQEAKGMLGPLKTPEEWAFYKYNHENSYGINTITKERTQVGKVTIFARSVLTDSEKSGNYWDEGTTIDLDKTTGEFTATFESFRHTPPDTAFNVVVNGEEIGEYTLAGNGFWLSLGGRYMNPLWIILGAILVGAFFSLIGAAGGMLMAAYQVMVVNTMGPVGINAANVLRPSNVALTLFSPLGSFYRYAIKERRVAWPVGLSFGVGILIGSIWLGKYVTEVLPLASYKEWLAVLVVLMGLRTLYELTPQAMKKRQNIKAMTKKFNEEVQKAKEEGRAARMGRIEPMSTGANKLFNYQFKFWGEEFKINPLLFGIIGLGIGIVARAFGIGGGFLLTPIMTMVGALPMYVAVPVALVGTCFSSIGSFIGYLLNGYLPDLWIAIAIIIGGFVGGYLGSRMQKMFTEVQLKVILAVVLFFLFFRFFKIEIWI; from the coding sequence ATGCAAGTTTTTTGGATGGTGATTGCAGCCGCCCTTGTATGGTGCGCGCAGCCCGCCCTGGCACAGGTCCAGGCGGAAATTGACAAGCAGGAATACCTGGCCGGTGATACAGTTACCATTTCCGGCCAAATCGAGCCGGGAAAAGATTTATACATTGCAATCGCTTCCCAGCGCAAATTTGCTCCCAACGAGGCCGGCGGCGTCAATGAAATCAAAAGCCTGAACGCTGCTGTAGAGAAAAACGCTTTTGAGGCAGACACGTCAGTACCTGTATTTTACTACATGCTCACCAACAACCCCGACCAGTTCGGCACAGTGGAGAAAAAGCGCTTTGGCGGCCCCTCCTTTGTCAAGGGCATCTACAGCACCACCATGTTTAAGCTCGCTGACTGGCAGGGGCTGGACCAGGAAGCCAAAGGCATGCTCGGGCCCTTAAAAACCCCGGAAGAATGGGCTTTTTACAAATACAACCATGAAAACAGTTATGGGATCAACACCATTACCAAGGAACGCACCCAGGTGGGCAAAGTCACCATTTTTGCCAGAAGCGTGCTCACTGATTCTGAAAAAAGCGGCAATTACTGGGACGAAGGCACAACGATCGACCTGGACAAAACCACGGGCGAATTTACCGCCACGTTTGAGTCCTTCCGTCACACCCCGCCTGACACTGCCTTTAACGTGGTTGTCAACGGAGAAGAAATCGGCGAATATACCCTGGCCGGAAACGGCTTTTGGCTGTCTCTGGGCGGCCGGTACATGAACCCGCTCTGGATTATTCTCGGTGCAATTCTGGTGGGCGCATTTTTCTCGCTGATCGGGGCTGCCGGCGGCATGCTCATGGCCGCCTACCAGGTGATGGTGGTCAACACCATGGGACCTGTGGGCATCAACGCGGCCAACGTGCTTCGCCCCTCCAACGTGGCCCTGACCCTGTTTTCGCCCCTGGGCTCGTTTTACCGTTACGCGATCAAGGAACGGCGCGTGGCATGGCCCGTGGGTCTGTCCTTTGGCGTGGGCATTCTCATCGGCTCCATCTGGCTGGGCAAGTACGTAACCGAGGTGCTGCCACTTGCCTCTTACAAGGAATGGCTGGCCGTGCTGGTGGTACTCATGGGCCTCCGGACCCTGTATGAGCTCACCCCCCAGGCCATGAAAAAACGCCAGAACATCAAGGCCATGACCAAGAAGTTCAACGAGGAAGTCCAGAAGGCCAAGGAAGAAGGCCGGGCTGCCCGCATGGGCCGCATTGAGCCCATGTCCACCGGTGCCAACAAACTGTTTAACTACCAGTTCAAGTTCTGGGGCGAGGAATTCAAGATCAACCCCTTGCTCTTTGGCATCATCGGCCTCGGTATCGGCATCGTGGCCCGGGCGTTTGGCATCGGCGGCGGCTTTTTGCTCACCCCGATCATGACCATGGTTGGCGCGCTGCCCATGTACGTGGCCGTGCCCGTGGCCCTGGTTGGAACCTGCTTTTCCAGTATCGGCTCGTTTATCGGCTACCTGTTAAACGGATACCTGCCCGACCTCTGGATCGCCATCGCCATTATCATCGGCGGTTTTGTGGGCGGATACCTCGGCAGCCGGATGCAGAAGATGTTTACCGAAGTACAACTCAAGGTCATCCTGGCGGTTGTGCTGTTTTTCCTCTTCTTCCGGTTTTTCAAAATCGAAATCTGGATCTAG
- a CDS encoding sensor histidine kinase: MIVPDVPIRLVDMIGSALMIVFSFLCVRRAVRLRRSQADNVVWTYMLWLCCCLAGFAVSRSGGHILKQFFSLAGRPDLWDGLRPFAGGINTFLLIIVAAATLFFNRVWHVYQQITMDRRALQDTHQELLALNQDLEKRIQDRTDALIHQEKQMAHADRLASIGKLSSGIAHEINNPLGVIQGYTQLLLRGESEDSQRRKDLQVILKHAQSCKSIVEDLLNFARRSQPEMADLNIHEVIEETLVFVQHRSKMENIRIYKEFSQNMPNIRMDEKKIKQVLVNLLMNAAHAVEQDGTITIATRFDESNRRLEIDIADNGYGIEEKNLTRIFDPFFTTKSTGEGTGLGLAVSYGIAKSHGGDIRVQSRVGKGSVFTLLLPVSDSEGGGANG; the protein is encoded by the coding sequence ATGATTGTACCGGATGTGCCAATCCGCCTGGTGGACATGATCGGTTCAGCTTTGATGATTGTTTTTTCCTTCTTGTGTGTGCGCAGGGCTGTCCGGTTGCGCAGAAGCCAGGCAGACAATGTTGTGTGGACTTATATGTTGTGGCTCTGCTGCTGTTTGGCCGGGTTTGCGGTATCGCGTTCCGGCGGCCATATCCTCAAACAGTTTTTCTCCCTGGCCGGCCGGCCGGATTTGTGGGACGGGCTGCGGCCTTTTGCCGGCGGCATCAATACCTTTTTGCTCATCATCGTGGCTGCGGCCACATTGTTTTTCAACCGAGTGTGGCACGTCTATCAGCAAATCACCATGGACCGCCGGGCCCTTCAGGATACACACCAGGAACTGCTTGCGTTAAACCAGGATCTGGAAAAGCGGATTCAGGATCGCACGGATGCCTTAATCCACCAGGAAAAGCAGATGGCCCATGCAGATCGACTGGCTTCCATCGGAAAGCTCTCTTCTGGAATTGCCCACGAGATCAACAATCCCCTGGGGGTTATTCAGGGTTATACCCAGCTGCTGCTGCGGGGAGAATCCGAGGATTCCCAGCGCAGAAAAGACCTGCAGGTGATTTTAAAGCATGCACAGAGCTGCAAATCCATTGTGGAGGATTTGCTGAATTTTGCCCGCCGCTCTCAGCCGGAAATGGCCGATCTCAATATTCACGAAGTCATCGAGGAGACGCTGGTGTTTGTTCAGCATCGTTCAAAGATGGAAAACATCCGGATTTACAAGGAGTTTTCCCAAAATATGCCCAACATTCGCATGGATGAAAAAAAGATAAAGCAGGTGCTGGTCAACCTTTTGATGAATGCCGCACATGCCGTGGAGCAGGACGGCACCATCACCATTGCCACCCGCTTTGATGAATCCAACCGGCGGCTGGAAATCGATATCGCCGATAACGGCTATGGCATTGAGGAAAAGAATCTGACCCGTATATTTGATCCCTTTTTCACCACCAAATCCACAGGCGAGGGCACAGGGCTGGGCCTTGCGGTAAGCTACGGCATTGCCAAAAGCCACGGCGGAGATATCCGCGTGCAAAGTCGTGTCGGAAAGGGCTCGGTATTTACGCTTCTGCTGCCTGTCTCCGATTCTGAAGGAGGTGGCGCAAATGGATGA